The Nocardia sp. BMG51109 nucleotide sequence CCCCCGCAACGGATACGTGGAGACACACCGAGCGACCGAGAACGGTTACCGCAGAGTATTTTTCGTCAAACGACTGTGAAACCGGCGAGCCCGGCGTGCGAAACTCACCGCCGCCACACATACCGCACCTGCGGCCGGCCCGCCCGGCCGTAGTCGGCGCGCCGGTCCACCACCCCGTCGTCGGCCAGTCGCTCGAGATAGCGCCAGGCGGTTACGCGCGAGACCCCCACCGCCCGGCCGGTTTCGGTGGCCGACAGGCCCTCGTCGGCCGTGCGGACCGCTCGGGAGATCTCCTCCAGGGTTTGTGGCGCAATGCCTTTCGGTGCGGTGGTCTTCGGGTCGGCGGTGCGCAGTGCGCTGAACGCCCGGTCGATGTCGTGCTGGGTGAGGGTGTCCGCGCCGGACGGTAACGCCGCGCGGAACTCCAGATAGCGGTCCAGCTTCTCCCGGAACGCGGCAAAGGTGAACGGCTTCAACAGATACAGCGCGACACCGTGCGCCACGGCGGACCGCACCATCTCCAGGTCACGGGCCGAGGTGATCGCGATGACATCGGGCCGGGGCCGCAGCCGGGCCAGCGCCGCGGCCACCTCCAGCCCGCCGATGTCGGGTAGTCCGATATCCAGCAGCACCAGCTCGACGGGTTCGTCCCCCTCGGCTGCCCGGGTCGCCTCGCGCAGCGCGTCCTGCCCGGTGCGGGCGACCGCGACGATCGTGAACCCCGACATCCGCTCCAGGTAGGCCCGGTGCGCGTCGGCGATCTGCGCCTCGTCCTCGACGATCAGCACCCGCACGGTCATAGCGGAATCCTTACCAGCACAGCCGATTCCGGCGATCGTTCGGCGCGCAGCGTGCCGCCGTACCGCGCCACCAGACGCCGCACCAGGGCCAGGCCCAGTCCCTGGTGGTCGGTCTTGGTCGAATAGCCGCGTTCCATGGCACGGGCGAACACCTCCTCCGACATGCCCGGCCCGCTGTCCGCGATCCGGAGGTAGAGCCCCGAATCCTCTTGCCGGACGGTCACTTCCACCCAGGCGTCCGGGGTCTGCGCGACCGCATCGAGCGCGTTGTCGACCAGATTGCCCACCAGGGTGACCATTTCGTGCGCGCTCAGCGGTGCCGCGGTGTCGAGCTCGGTATCCTCCGCCACGGTGAGCTCGACGCCGCGCTCGATCGCCTGGTCGACCTTGCCCAGGAGCAGCGCCACCAGCGCCGGCTCCCGCACCGCACCGGTCAGCCGGTCGATCAGCGCCTGCGACAAACGCAGTTCGGCCGTCGCGAATTCCACCGCCTCCCGGTAGAGGCCCAGCTCGACCATGGTGACGACGGTATGCAGCCGGTTCGCCGACTCGTGCGCCTGGGCGCGCAGCGAATCGGCAAGTCCGCGTACCGAATCCAGCTCGCCCATCATGTCGCGCAGCTCGGTGTGATCGCGCACGGTCAGCACCGTGCCCAGCGGCCGGCCCGACCACCGCACGACGTCCTGGTTCACCACCAGCACCCGCTCCGCGGTCACGTGCATCTCGTCGCGCACCACCCGCATATCCAAGCGGCGCAGCGAGATCGGCAGATCGGTGCGCCGGATCGGGCCGTCGGGCAGCTCCAGCAGGAGCCGGGCCTGGTCGTTGACCACCGCGGCCGTGTCGGCATCGCGGTCGAACACCACCAGGCCCTCGTGGATCGAGTGCAGCACGGCGTCGTGATGTTCGTAGAGGGTGCGCAGCTCGGCGGGCGCGAGGCCGTGGGTCTGGCGCAGCAGCCGCCGCCGCAACAGCGCCGACCCCAGCACCGCGAGCAGCAGCCCGGCGCCGGCGGAACCGAGAATCAGCGGCAGCTGCCGCCGCACCTGATCGGCGATGCGGTCCCGGGTCACCCCCGCCGAGACCAGCGCGACGATCCGGCCGTCGTCGTAGACCGGCGTGACCGCGCGGATGGACGGCCCGAGGCTGCCCGGATAGATCTCGGTGAACGTCTCGCCGGCCAGCGCGCGATCGATGGTGCCGCTGAACGGCTTTCCGATCCGGTCCACTTCGGTGTGGGTGTAGCGGGTGCGATCGGGGGCCATCACGACGATGAAGTCGACGGTGGCCTGCCGCCGGATCCGCTCGGTCACCGGCTGCAACAGTGCCGTCGGATCCGGCCCGCGCACCGCGGCCGCGGTCGAGGGCGCCTGCGCGACGGATACCGCGATATCGGTGACCCGCCGCGCCGTCGCCCGGTCCTGATCGCGCCGCAGCTCCCAGACCGTCAGCGCCACCCCGACCGCGACGACGGTCACCAGGACCACCAGCTGCACGGCGAATACCTGCCCGGCCAGCGTCATCCCGCGGTCGCGACCGGTACGGCGTTGCGCCGGCACATGTCCTCCCGGTGAACGAAATGTACGAAACAGTGACCCCGGTCACGGTAGCCGTCACCATAATGTCCGGGGCCGTAGCCCGGCTCACACCAGCAGTACCGGAGGAACCACACTCTTATGTCGGAACAGACGACCCGGCCGCAGCGCCGCGACCGAACCCATTGGCTCTACCTCGCCGTCATCGTGGCGGTGGTGGCCGGCATCTTCGTCGGCTGGCTGGCACCCGGCTTCGGGAAGTCGGTGGGCGAGCTGGGCACCATGTTCGTGAACCTGATCAAGATGATGATCTCACCGGTCATCTTCTGCACCATCGTGCTGGGCATCGGCTCGGTGCGCGCGGCCTCGCGGGTGGGGAAGGTCGGCGGCCTGGCGCTCGGGTACTTCCTGGTGATGTCGACCGTCGCGCTGGCGATCGGCCTGGTGGTCGGCAACCTGCTGGAGCCGGGCAGCGGCCTGAACATCGCCGAGCACGCGAAGGACGCCACCAAGTACGCCGAACAGGCCGAGGGCGCCGGCGGCACCTGGGACTTCCTGGAGAGCATCATCCCGACGTCGCTGCTGTCCTCGCTGACGGAAGGCAGCGTGCTGCAGACGCTGTTCGTGGCGCTGCTGGTCGGATTCGCGATCCAGGCCATGGGCAGCACGGGGGAGCCGATCCTGAACGCGGTGGGGCTGATTCAGAAGCTGGTGTTCCGGATTCTGACGATGATTCTGTGGCTGGCGCCGATCGGCGCGTTCGGCGCGATCGCCAACGTGGTGGCGTCGACGGGGCTGGAGGCCGTCGAGCAGCTGGCGCTGCTGATGGTCGCGTTCTACCTGACCTGTGCGGTGTTCGTCTTCGGCGTGCTGGGCGTGTTGATGAGGGCCACGGCCGGCGTGTCGATCTTCAAGCTGGTCCGCTACCTGGCGCGGGAGTTCCTGCTGATCGTGTCCACCTCGTCGTCGGAGTCGGCGCTGCCGCGGCTGATCGCGAAGATGGAGCACATGGGAGTGGAGCGGAGCACCGTCGGCATCGTGGTACCGACCGGCTATTCGTTCAACCTCGACGGCACCGCGATCTACCTGACGATGGCGACGCTGTTCATCGCCGACGCCATGGGCAACCCGCTGTCGTGGACCGAACAGCTGAGCCTGCTGCTGTTCATGATCGTGGCGTCCAAGGGCGCGGCGGGCGTCACCGGCGCGGGCCTGGCCACCCTGGCGGGCGGCCTGCAGAGCCACCGCCCCGAACTGCTCGACGGCGTCGGCCTGATCGTCGGCATCGACCGCTTCATGTCGGAGGCCCGCGCCGTCACCAACTTCGCCGGCAACGCCGTCGCCACCGTGCTGGTCGGCACCTGGACCAGCACCATCGACGCCCAGCGCGTGCGCTCGGTGCTGGACCGTCAGTTGCCTTTCGACGAGACCACCATGGTCGACAGCCACACACCGGACCGCACGGACAGCGACGACCTGGTCCCGTCCCGCTGAGAGCCGCAAGCCCGCGTCCGACCGGACGCGGGCTCGTCCGGGTCCGATCTGCTCGACGGTCCGCTGCACCGGCGCCGCGAATCAGCTCGCCTGGATCGACAACGGCCGTCACGTCATGGATTTCGTCCCTGTCGACAACCTCGCCGCCGCGACGGCAGCCGCGCTGAGCCGCGGCCGGGACCGCGGGGTCTACTACATCACCGATGGCGCTCCGATGCCGCTCCGGGACTTCTTCACTCCGGTCCTGGCAACCGCGGGTGCCGATGTCGGCCGCGCGCGAAGTGTTCCGCTCGCGGTCGCCGCGCCCGTCGCCGGGATCCTCGACCGGGCATGGCGACTGCTGCGCCGCCCTACCGCACCGCCGTTGAACAACTGGCTGATCGCGACCATGGGCCGCGACCGCAGCTACGACATCACGAATGCCCGCGCCGACCTGGACTATCGGCCGAGCGTGACCTTCGCCGCCGGACTGGATGATCTGCGCACGTCCGCGCGTTGGCTGCCCCGCCGGTTGCCCTTCGGCGGGACCAGGATGGTCGACACCCACATCCCGGACCGTCGCGTGGTCGCCGGGTACGATCACGGAAGCGATTCGGGTTCAAGGGGGTTCGGCGATGCCGCCAACGGCGTGGGAGCTGGCATTCAACCGGCGAGTGGTGCATCCGATCGTGGTGGGCGCCCTCGAACGAGGACTTGCCCCACCGACGTTCGCATTACTCGAGACCACCGGGCGCCGCACGGGCCGGCGGCGTGTCGTCCCGGTCGCGAACGGCTTGCAGGGCAACACCTTCTGGCTGATCTCCGGGCGAGGTGAGCGGGTCGGGTACGTCCACAACATCCGCGGATCCCCGGGTGCGCATCAAGGCCGGGCCGGCACGGCTCCGGGACGGGATTCGGTGCGAATGGCGTTCGGGCACTGCCCATCTGCTGCCGGAGGACGATGCCGAGGCCCGGCACCGGTTCCTCGGCCGGGGCCGCCCCGGATACCGAGCCGATGGTATGGCGTTGCGCAGGCTCGCGACCGGCGGCGACATGCTCACGATCCGCATCGATCTCGATCCGGCGGACGCTGCCGGTCTCGACTAGGCGGGCGCCGCCGGGGGCGCGAGCTTCCAGTGCTCGTGGAGGGCCGCCCCGATCTCCGGTAGTACCGTTACGGGAATTCGCTTGTGGCGCAACATCTTCCGGATCTCGCCCACTTGTTCGCACTTGCGGTGCTCGTAGGCGTTGGCGACCGGGCGCACCACCGGCGGGATGCTCAGCAGGACCAGTTCGCTGTGCGGTTCGTCGCCGCCGGTCAGGTCCAGCGCGAGCGACCACCGGGCCTGCTCGTCCAGCGCGAACCGGCCCGCGACCACCCGCTCCCAGCCGATGCTGGATTCGTGCAGCGGCGTGCGCAGGTAGATCGCCTGCTCGGTCAGCACCACGGCGTCCCGCCCGAACAGCCGCACCAGCAGCGCGATCGCGACGACCGCTCCCGCGAACAGCCCGGTGAATACGCGATTCACCCCGAACACCCCCACGACAGCGGCACACACCACCACCGTGGCGGCCACCCCGAGCACGCTGTACACCAGCGCCCGCCGCCCGGACACCACCCCCGCACGCACTGCGCCCATCGACCCTCCTACCTCCGCGCGCCCACCGTACCGGTCGCGCGGTTCTCCGGGTAGGTGCATTCGGTGCCGGTCCGGGTCGGCCGAAATTCCGGTGGTTCGGCCGGAGAACTCACCGGGGTGGCATCCAGCCGGTTTGAATGAGTTCGGTGGTGCCGCGGGTGGTGAGGATGCCGCGGCCCGGTGGCAGCGGTTGTGGGGCGATGCCGCCGATCAGTTCGCCCTCGTCGGGGTGGCCGCTCATGACGAGGCCGGCGGCGCCGTGCCTGCGCAGGCCGCCGAGCATCGGTTCGTAGAGGCTGCGGGCGGCGTTGTGCGCGGTGCGCGCGACGATCATGTGGAAGCCGATCTCGCGTGCGAAAGGCAGCAACTCCACCAGCTTCCAGGCCGGGCTGTCGGTGTTCCATGCCGACCTGCCGATGGTCGGCGGGACCATCAGGTCGTAGTCATCGATGACGGCGAACATCTCCGGGCCGGACCACCGCGGCGCACCCGGCCGGGACATCCGGTTCGCCAGGAAGCGCGCCAGGCCGGAGAGCAGCTGTTCGAGCGTCTGCCAGTTCGTGGCGTAGCCGGAATCGAAACCCGCCGGAACGCATTCCGTCGGTCCGTCGCGATAGGACGCCGTCACGATGCGTGCCCGATCCGCGGTGTTGGATGCGCAGATCGCCGCGATGATCGAGCGCAGCAGCGTGGTCTTACCGCTCCCGGAGTCGCCGACCACGAGGAAGTGCGGGTTGGCGTCGAAGTCGAGACATACCGGCGCCAAGGCCGATTCGTTGATCCCGATCGGAAATCGGAGGCAGGCCCGGGCCGGATCAGCCGGCCGGTCTCCGCCCGGCCACAGCAGTTCCTCGCGGCGCACCAGTTCGGGCAGTGGCCGGATCCGCGGCGCCGGCTGCCCCGGCGTGCACTGCCGCACCGTTGCCACCGCCTCGGCCTCGGCCCCGGCCAGTGACCGCGGGTCGGGATTGCCGTCGAGGCGCGGAAGCGCCGTGAGCAGGTGCTGGTAGTCCGCGGTCATCCCGCGGCCCGGTCGCCCCGGCGGGATCAGTGTGGCGTAGGCCGGATCGAGTTCGGATCGGGCCGGATCCTGCGGGCGAAGCTCGACACAGGTGCCGAAACGGTCCTTCAGCCAATGGCCTACTTCGAACCATCCCCGCACCGTCACGACCACGTGCACCCCGTACGACGGTCCCTCCGCCGCGAGCTCGACGATCGGCAGTCCGAGCGTGTCGAACTCCCGATCCAGCAGGGGCAGGTTATCGATCACCAGGAATGCGTCGCCGTACGGATCGGCCCGGGCCACGGACGCGCCGGGGGCGTCGCTCGAATCCCCCGCACGCAGCTTCCTGAACTGCGCCATCGACTCGATACCCGCCGTGCGAAAGCGTTGTTTCCGGCCGCTCATCAGCGCGGCCATCTCCCCGACGATGCGCCGCACCAGGTGCCCGTCCCCGGGGCACGCTACCGCGCCCACGTGCGGCAACCCTTCGATTCCGGCGAGCGCGCCGCCGCCGAAGTCGAGGCAGTAGAACTGCACCTGCTCGGCGGTGTGGGTGAGCGACAACGCCATGATCAGCGAGCGCAGCGCGGTCGACTTCCCGGATTCCGGCCCGCCCACCACGGCGGCATTGCCCTGCGGGCCGGACAGGTCGACGGTCAACGGATCACGGCGTTGCTCGAAGGGGCGATCGATGATGCCGATCGCGGTGCGCAGCGTCGCGATCCGGACATGCTCGCCGGTGACGACAGTACGGGTGAGGAGCTGGTCGAGCGTCGGTGGCGCATCCAGTGGAGGCAGCCATATCTCATGCCGCGACATGCCGTTCCAGTGCAGTTGCGAAACGAGCGCCTCGAGCAGCGTGCGATCGGCCTTCTCGCTGGACCCGGTCGTCACGCGGCGAGCGGCGCGCACGGGCTTGAATCGAATCGGCTCGGGGTAAACGCACAGATATCCGTGGCCGGGGGGATTCGGCAGCATGCGGAGATCGTCGGCGTGAAGTAATGGTCGTAGCTCGTTGGTGGAGAGGTCTCCCAGAGCGATGCGGTAGGCCAAGTGGCCCTCGAGTCCGGTGAATGCTTCTTCGTCGAGCCGTTGCGCCCCGGCCAGCAGGTGAATTCCGAGTCGTCCACCGAGACGGCCGAGTGCCGCGAACGGTGCGCGGGAATCCGGCGGTACCGATACGAACTCGCTGAACTCATCGATGACCAGCACCAGCGAGGGAAGTGGATCGAGGTCCGCGCCGAGGGATCGCGCCCTTTCGTACTCGGCGATCTCACCGAAATTTCCGCTGTCCTTCAACACGGCCAGACGGCGATGGCACTCACCGACCGCAACCTCCATGATGCGGCTCGCCAGGAAGGGATTCTGTGCGACACCGGAAACATGTGCCGATACGTGGGGCAGATCCGTCAGCCCGTCGAATGTTCCGCGCCCGTGGAAGTCGACCAGGAGGAAGTTGACGGCTTCGGGCGAGTGCCTGACCGCCAGCCCGAGGACGATGGCTCTGAGCAGGTCGTACCGTTCCGATTCCGGCGAGCCGACCACGACGCCGTTCGGCCCGTTCCCGTGCTCCATGGCCGTTTTGATATCCAACTCGACCGGGCGTCCCGCGGCGTCGATCCCTATCGGGATTCGCAGGCGCTCGCGACCGAACCGAGGCTTCCACAGTTCTCGCGTATCGATGTTCTCCGGCTCGTCCAAGCCATATAGGTCCGCGAAGTCGACGTCGCCGTCGACGGGCGTGGGTCCGGGTTGGTTGTGGAGTGGCGTGGGTCCGGTTCTGCCGCCGAGCGGCATCGGCCCGGACAGGCCGCCGTCCGGCCCTTCCCGCGCATCGCCATCCCCTCCACGCTGCGTCGCAGGTTCGGATTCCACGGCTGCCCCCCTCCACATAGATCACCGTCGGCAGGTCGCCAGGCGATCATAGCGGTCGGGGCCGCAAGCCCTTGTGCGCCAAGGGCTTGCGAGCAGCGCCGCCGCTCAGGATTGCAGGGCCACCGCCGCTTCGGCCGTGTACACCAGGAACGTCAGGCTCTGCTGGAAGTACAGGCGGACCTTGTCGAGGTCGTGGGACTCGTAGCCGATCGAGAGATCCTGGCCCAGTTGCAGATCGAAGTCGCCGCCGCGGGTGGTCAGCACGAAGGCGCCGTCGATGGCCGGGGCCCAGATGATCTGGCCCTCGGGAATCAGCCGCTCGATATGCGTGCGGATCGGGTGGCCGTGGTCGGAGGTCTCGCTGACCTGGGTGTACAGATCGGCGCTCAGCAGCACCGAGTAGGGGCCGTCGACACCGGCCAGGCGTAGCTCGCTCAGCGCCTGCGCCAGCGCCTCCGGCACCAGCCGCGGATCGGACGGCAGCGTGACCGGCTCGTTGGACGAGGCGGACCGGATTCCGGTGATGCTCGCCGCCGGATAGCCCTCGAAGATCGCCCGGTCCTCGGCGAAGGCGATCTTGCGGGCCGCATCCTTCACCGCGTCCAGATCGGTGTCCTGGGCGCCGCGCTCGACGTTGTCGAGTTCCTCGCGCGACAGCGTGAACGGCACCCGCAGCTCGACCAGCGGCGCCACCAGCCGCTGCCGCGCCTGCACGCCCTCATCGGGCGCCGTGATGGCGGCGGTGCGCCCCAGCCCGACGGCCGAGTAGTCGGTGCCGTGCGGCCCGGACAGATCCACGACGCGGCGCCCGGCGATATGCCGCTTGAACGTGCGGGTCGCCTCCTCCTCGATCGCCGACCAGGCCTCGGCGGTGATCGGCGCGAGCTCGCGGTGCAGGTTGTTCATGCTGCGTCCTTTCCGGCGCGGGCAGAGCCCCTCGTGGGCTGCCTCGAATGGGCCTGATCGCTCATGCCTGAGTGCTTTTCAACGTGCCGATACCGAGACTGCCGTCGCCCGTTGGCGCGGCATCGGGCAGATCATCGAGCAGATCGCTGTCACCCGGATCGCTGTCACCCGGATCGATATCGCCGGAGAGTTCCGACTCCGGCGCTTCCGGCGGGTCGTCCAGGAAATCGGTGGACGGGGCGAAGAACAGGGTGCCGGTGACGGCGGTGGAGAAGTCGAGAATGCGGTCGTAGGCGGCCTCGTCGCTGCCCAGGAACATGCGCTCCAGCATCTGCTCGATCACGGTGGGGGTGGCGGCGTAGGCGATGTAATAGGTGCCGAACTCGCCCGCCTGCACGCTGCCGAACGGCATGTTGGCGCGCACGATCTGCAACTGGTTGCCGTCGGCGTCGTACAGGGTGTTGACCGCCACGTGCGAATTCAGCGGCTTCTCCTCGTCGGAGAGTTCGAAATCGCTCAGCTTGGTGCGCCCGATGACGTGCTCCTGCTCATCGACCGGCAGCGCGTTCCACGTGTCGAGATCGTGGGTGTATTTCTGCACCACGACGTAACTGCCGCCCGCGAAGTCCGGATCCTCCGCCCCGACGATCGCCGCCGACTGCGCGAGCCGACCCTCCGGATTCTCGGTGCCGTCGACGAACCCCAGCAGGTCGCGCATTTCGAGATAGCGGAAGCCGATCGTCTCGTCGACGATGGTGGCCGCGCCGCGTAGCCGCTCGCCGATGGCCATCGCCAGCTCGAAGCAGGCGTCCTGGGATTCGGCGCGGATGTGGAAGAGCAGATCGCCGGGCGTGGCGGGGGCCTCGTGCCGATCGCCGTCGTAGCCCGGAAACTCGTGCAGCTCAGCTGGTCTCGGCCCGGCGAACAGCCGGTCCCACGCGGCGGAGCCGATACCGGCGCAGCAGGTGAGGTCGGAACCGGACAACCGGAACCCGACCGAGCGGCGCAGGCCGGACAGGTCGGCGAGCAGATCGCGGATCGCCGGCTCGCCCCCCTCGTCGATGGTGGCGACGAGGAAGATCGCGGCGCGTGTGAGCGGATCGAGGATCGGCTGCGGCTCACCCATGATCAACAGACTAGAGGGTGCCACCGACAGGACGGATCATGATCGACCGATGTCCGTCGTGATCGGGGCCTGGCCCCTACTTGGCGACGGTCAGCAGGAACGCCACATCGTCGATGGCCTTGACGCTGTGCCGGGCGGCCGGGAGGACCAGCAGGTCGCCGGGTGAGCCCTTCCACTCGTTCGCGCCGCTGAGCAGCGTCAGCGTGCCGGTGAGCACCTGCAGCGTGGCCTCGCCGGGATTCTCGTGCTCGGCCAGGCTCTGCCCCGCGGTCAGGGCGATCACGGTCTGCCGGAGGCTGTGGGTGTGGCCGCCGCACAGGGTCTGGGAGCTGCGCCCGCTCGTCGTGGTCGCGGCCAGCTTCAGCTGCTGGCGAGCCACCGCGGTCAGCGATTTCTTGTCCATGGACACCTCTTTACGGGTCAGCCGGGATCGGGCTGTGGTCGCGGGCCGAATATCCGTGAGTATGCCGGAGACCCACCGGGGGCTCCGGTGTTTCGCCGTTTCGATGCCGTGTCGGTGCACGTCACGAGGTCTGTCGGGTACGTCACGCGGGCTGTCGGGACTCGTCCGCGGGCGCGGGTGGATCGGGTCTCGTACTGTCGGACGTGCTCTATCGAACGTAGCGCAACCAGCGATACCGCGTCCCGGAGCGGGACGTGCGCCAGCCGCTGTCGGAATCGATCCGCCACTCGGGGCCCACGGCCGGCGCGTAGGCATCGCCGGCGACCTCGGCGTCCACCTCGGTGACCACCAGCTCGGTGGCGTGATCCATTGCCGCCCGGTAGATTTCGCCGCCGCCCATCACCCAGGCCAGTTCGCCGCAGGCCAGGCGCAGCGCCTCCGCCGGCGATCCGGCCCGCTCGGCCCCCGCGGCCGCCCAGTCCGGCTGCCGGGTGACGACGATATTGCGCCGATTCGGCAGCGGCCGGGCCCGCGCGGGCAGCGAATCCCAGGTGCGCCGCCCCATCACCACCGGATGCCCCGAGGTGACGTTCTTGAAGTGCGCCATATCCTCGGGGACTCGCCAGGGAATGGCGTTGTCGGCGCCGATGACTCCGTCGGGCGTCTGGGCCCAGATCAAACCGACCCGTCGCGGACTCATCGGGCAGCTCCCGCGCGGACGACGTCCGGCGTCATACCGCGACCGGCGCCTTGATGGCCGGATGATGCTGGTAGCCGGGAACTTCCACGTCCTCGTAGGCGTAGTCGAACAGCGACGGCGCCCGCCGCAGCCGCAGCCGCGGGAACGGATAGGGCTCCCGCCCGAGCTGCTCGCGCACCTGCTCGACGTGGTTGTCGTAGATGTGGCAGTCGCCGCCGGTCCAGATGAAGTCGCCGGGTTCGAATCCGGCCTGCTGGGCCACCATGTGGGTGAGCAGCGCGTAGCTGGCGATATTGAACGGCACACCCAGGAACAGATCCGCGCTGCGCTGATACAGCTGGCACGACAGCCTGCCGCCGGCGACGTGGAACTGGAACAGCGCGTGGCACGGTGCCAGCGCCATCTTGTCCAGCTCGGCGACGTTCCACGCCGAGACGATCATCCGCCGCGAGTCCGGGTCGGTGCGCAGCGTGTGCAGGATCTGCGAGATCTGGTCGATGTGCGATCCGTCGGGCGTCGGCCAGGAGCGCCACTGGACGCCGTATACCGGACCCAGTTCGCCGTCGGGCGCGGCCCATTCGTCCCAGATGGTGACCCCGTGCTCGCGCAGCCATCCGACGTTCGAATCGCCGCGCAGGAACCACAGCAGCTCGTAGACGATCGACTTCAGGTGCACCCGCTTGGTGGTGATCAGCGGGAAACCGGCCGACAGGTCGTAGCGCAGCTGATGCCCGAAGACGCTGCGGGTGCCGGTGCCGGTGCGATCGGCCTTCGGCGTTCCGGTGTCCAGCACATGCCGCAGCAGGTCCTCGTACTGGGTGTCGGGAGGGCCGTCCATGGCCGTCCAGCTTACGCACGGGCAACCGGTCGCGATCGGGCACCGCCGCGCCTGGCAAGCTGGTCGGCGTGCGGCAGCTCTACGTGATCGGGATCGGAGCGGGCGACCCGGCCCAGGTGACGGTGCAGGCCATCGAGGCCCTGCGCCGTGTCGACGTGTTCTTCGTGATCGGCAAGGGCGATGCGAAACAGGAGCTGGTCGAGGTGCGCACCGCGATCCTCGCCGCGCACACCGACCGTCCGTACCGGATGCGGGAGATCCCCGATCCGCCCCGCGAGCGCATGGTCGGGGACGGGGACTATCGCGGGGTGGTCGAGGACTGGCACGAGCGCCGCGCCGCGCTGCTGGAGGAGGCGTTCGCCGAGACCGACGGCGTCGGCGGCATTCTCGTGTGGGGCGACCCGTCGCTGTACGACAGCACCCTGCGCATGGTCCGGCGGGTCGCCGA carries:
- a CDS encoding response regulator, which codes for MTVRVLIVEDEAQIADAHRAYLERMSGFTIVAVARTGQDALREATRAAEGDEPVELVLLDIGLPDIGGLEVAAALARLRPRPDVIAITSARDLEMVRSAVAHGVALYLLKPFTFAAFREKLDRYLEFRAALPSGADTLTQHDIDRAFSALRTADPKTTAPKGIAPQTLEEISRAVRTADEGLSATETGRAVGVSRVTAWRYLERLADDGVVDRRADYGRAGRPQVRYVWRR
- a CDS encoding cupin domain-containing protein produces the protein MDKKSLTAVARQQLKLAATTTSGRSSQTLCGGHTHSLRQTVIALTAGQSLAEHENPGEATLQVLTGTLTLLSGANEWKGSPGDLLVLPAARHSVKAIDDVAFLLTVAK
- a CDS encoding family 1 encapsulin nanocompartment shell protein, translating into MNNLHRELAPITAEAWSAIEEEATRTFKRHIAGRRVVDLSGPHGTDYSAVGLGRTAAITAPDEGVQARQRLVAPLVELRVPFTLSREELDNVERGAQDTDLDAVKDAARKIAFAEDRAIFEGYPAASITGIRSASSNEPVTLPSDPRLVPEALAQALSELRLAGVDGPYSVLLSADLYTQVSETSDHGHPIRTHIERLIPEGQIIWAPAIDGAFVLTTRGGDFDLQLGQDLSIGYESHDLDKVRLYFQQSLTFLVYTAEAAVALQS
- the eccCb gene encoding type VII secretion protein EccCb yields the protein MESEPATQRGGDGDAREGPDGGLSGPMPLGGRTGPTPLHNQPGPTPVDGDVDFADLYGLDEPENIDTRELWKPRFGRERLRIPIGIDAAGRPVELDIKTAMEHGNGPNGVVVGSPESERYDLLRAIVLGLAVRHSPEAVNFLLVDFHGRGTFDGLTDLPHVSAHVSGVAQNPFLASRIMEVAVGECHRRLAVLKDSGNFGEIAEYERARSLGADLDPLPSLVLVIDEFSEFVSVPPDSRAPFAALGRLGGRLGIHLLAGAQRLDEEAFTGLEGHLAYRIALGDLSTNELRPLLHADDLRMLPNPPGHGYLCVYPEPIRFKPVRAARRVTTGSSEKADRTLLEALVSQLHWNGMSRHEIWLPPLDAPPTLDQLLTRTVVTGEHVRIATLRTAIGIIDRPFEQRRDPLTVDLSGPQGNAAVVGGPESGKSTALRSLIMALSLTHTAEQVQFYCLDFGGGALAGIEGLPHVGAVACPGDGHLVRRIVGEMAALMSGRKQRFRTAGIESMAQFRKLRAGDSSDAPGASVARADPYGDAFLVIDNLPLLDREFDTLGLPIVELAAEGPSYGVHVVVTVRGWFEVGHWLKDRFGTCVELRPQDPARSELDPAYATLIPPGRPGRGMTADYQHLLTALPRLDGNPDPRSLAGAEAEAVATVRQCTPGQPAPRIRPLPELVRREELLWPGGDRPADPARACLRFPIGINESALAPVCLDFDANPHFLVVGDSGSGKTTLLRSIIAAICASNTADRARIVTASYRDGPTECVPAGFDSGYATNWQTLEQLLSGLARFLANRMSRPGAPRWSGPEMFAVIDDYDLMVPPTIGRSAWNTDSPAWKLVELLPFAREIGFHMIVARTAHNAARSLYEPMLGGLRRHGAAGLVMSGHPDEGELIGGIAPQPLPPGRGILTTRGTTELIQTGWMPPR
- a CDS encoding Dyp-type peroxidase, with protein sequence MGEPQPILDPLTRAAIFLVATIDEGGEPAIRDLLADLSGLRRSVGFRLSGSDLTCCAGIGSAAWDRLFAGPRPAELHEFPGYDGDRHEAPATPGDLLFHIRAESQDACFELAMAIGERLRGAATIVDETIGFRYLEMRDLLGFVDGTENPEGRLAQSAAIVGAEDPDFAGGSYVVVQKYTHDLDTWNALPVDEQEHVIGRTKLSDFELSDEEKPLNSHVAVNTLYDADGNQLQIVRANMPFGSVQAGEFGTYYIAYAATPTVIEQMLERMFLGSDEAAYDRILDFSTAVTGTLFFAPSTDFLDDPPEAPESELSGDIDPGDSDPGDSDLLDDLPDAAPTGDGSLGIGTLKSTQA
- a CDS encoding sensor histidine kinase, which codes for MTLAGQVFAVQLVVLVTVVAVGVALTVWELRRDQDRATARRVTDIAVSVAQAPSTAAAVRGPDPTALLQPVTERIRRQATVDFIVVMAPDRTRYTHTEVDRIGKPFSGTIDRALAGETFTEIYPGSLGPSIRAVTPVYDDGRIVALVSAGVTRDRIADQVRRQLPLILGSAGAGLLLAVLGSALLRRRLLRQTHGLAPAELRTLYEHHDAVLHSIHEGLVVFDRDADTAAVVNDQARLLLELPDGPIRRTDLPISLRRLDMRVVRDEMHVTAERVLVVNQDVVRWSGRPLGTVLTVRDHTELRDMMGELDSVRGLADSLRAQAHESANRLHTVVTMVELGLYREAVEFATAELRLSQALIDRLTGAVREPALVALLLGKVDQAIERGVELTVAEDTELDTAAPLSAHEMVTLVGNLVDNALDAVAQTPDAWVEVTVRQEDSGLYLRIADSGPGMSEEVFARAMERGYSTKTDHQGLGLALVRRLVARYGGTLRAERSPESAVLVRIPL
- a CDS encoding cation:dicarboxylate symporter family transporter, yielding MSEQTTRPQRRDRTHWLYLAVIVAVVAGIFVGWLAPGFGKSVGELGTMFVNLIKMMISPVIFCTIVLGIGSVRAASRVGKVGGLALGYFLVMSTVALAIGLVVGNLLEPGSGLNIAEHAKDATKYAEQAEGAGGTWDFLESIIPTSLLSSLTEGSVLQTLFVALLVGFAIQAMGSTGEPILNAVGLIQKLVFRILTMILWLAPIGAFGAIANVVASTGLEAVEQLALLMVAFYLTCAVFVFGVLGVLMRATAGVSIFKLVRYLAREFLLIVSTSSSESALPRLIAKMEHMGVERSTVGIVVPTGYSFNLDGTAIYLTMATLFIADAMGNPLSWTEQLSLLLFMIVASKGAAGVTGAGLATLAGGLQSHRPELLDGVGLIVGIDRFMSEARAVTNFAGNAVATVLVGTWTSTIDAQRVRSVLDRQLPFDETTMVDSHTPDRTDSDDLVPSR